CTTTTCGGCAAGAGGTCAATCTCTCCAGGATATGATTTGCGTATTATATTTCGAGAGGAGTCCAATTATAGGAAAATACTCTTTTTAGACGTGGGAAGTCATAGCAAAGTTTATTGAGATTCCCCAATCTCCACCCCCTTATAAAAATATTTGATAATCTCCCCATACGTTTTCCCCGCCTGTGCCATTCCTTCCGCTCCTTTTCCCGAAAGTCCAACGCCGTGTCCTTTAAGTTCGAGACCTTCTGAATATGGATCCGGGACGCTTTGAAGATACGGAGTATTCGTCCATCCCCAGACTTCTTCAGCGCTTCGCGTTCTTCCATCGCTTTGAGAAAAATATGGAGTTTTTATGAGTTTTCCTTCGTACGTCACGACTTTTCCCGCGGTTTCCTCAACTGATTTTACAAATTCCGGAATGCGAAGCTCGTATCCGTATCCGAGATATTTCTGAAATGTCGCGGGAGAATCATCACCATCATACGGCGCTCCGGGAAATTTTCTATTTTCCGGTTGCATGTAAAAAAGCGCATAACTTCGAGCGAGAATTGCCATTGTTTTTTGTTTCTCTTTTGCTGTTTTATCTGTTTCTTCCGCAAGTCCCCGGAGATATTTTTCGAGCGGGAGTTCATTGATCATGATGAACTGATCTTCATATACTCGGAATTCGATCGTTCCGCGAAATGTATTATCATTATATTTTCCACTCGTGTCCCATTCCGGCATTCGATTCCATGAAGGAATGGTCATAACACCATTTTCTGAAGTGGGAATAAATCGAAGAACAGCGTAGTTCTTTTCGCCAAGTCGGACGGCACTCCCGATTTTTTCTATCTGTGCTGTTGAATTCCCAGACGCAGTTTGAATCAAGGCATCATCGCCCCAGATTTCATAGGAATCGGTTGAGGTAATGCGGGCATCATTCCCTTCAAAACCGAGTCGAATTCGAATATTTTTTGAGGGAGAAGAGGGGAGGGGAATTGGAGTTTCTTTTGGAACATCAATAATGACAGGAGCTGAATTCTCCGCTGGCTGAGATGAATTTTTTCCCGTGGTAATATTTTTGATAATCCATTTTCCCTTCGTAATGGAGATTATTCGGGTATTTTTTTGGAGTTGATAATTGAGTTTTGAATACGACTTATTTTTCTGAGGAGTGAAAGAAAGAGAAAATGTCGCTGTTTCCTTTGGAAGAACAACGTTTTCCTTCATTTGAATGTGTTTGCTTTTTCCTTCTCCCGTGAGGACAAGAAACACATCTTCTGTATTCCAAGAAGTATTCCCAGAATTCAATATTTTGATTTCAGTAGTAGCAATTTCTCCATTTGTTACCGATGAATTTATGAGTTTCGGCGTGAGAAGCCTTCCTTTTTCATTTGATTCTTCCACGTGAATTTTATAAAGCGTCATGGGAATTCCTTTCATTTTTTTCCCACTCAGGAGAAATTCAAGTCGAACTCCGTATGTGCGAGCTGCCTCAAATGGCTGCGCTTGAAAGACAAAATGACCTTCTTCATTTTTCTGTACAATATTTTCATTAAGTTCGCCAATATACGTTTTTCCATTTACATACATGGCAAGAGAAACAAACTCTTTTTTCCACTTTGTATTTCCAGTGTTTCTAAAAGCAATACTTGCAGAAAATCGCTCTCCATCATGAAGCTTCTCTGGACTTGTCTTTGCCTCTCGAAACCTCGCTCCCCATTCAGGTCTTGCGACTTGCACTGGTTGCACAATGGCAACATCCGAAATTTTACGATCATCCACCACAGGCGTAAATTCAAGAGAATACAGTCCGCCTTCATATCCCGCCTGAACTTGTACCTGAAAAGTCCCAGTTTCTTCCGGACGAACGGTGAGTTCATTCATGATCGCAGCGACATACGTTTTTGGCGGCAATCTGGGCTCAGCAGATACTCCTAATTTTGGTTGAAGAACGTACAGCCATGTTCCTGAATTCCATGTCACATTTCCGGTATTTTTAAATGTGAGAGATATATTTTCCCATTCTCCTGGGTCAAGAGAGAGAATGTTAATTTTCCCGACAAATTCCGCACTCCGAACAAGTTTTTTGAGTTCCTGAATACTTTCTGTTCCACCAATCGCAGCTCTCAGGAATTGCAACAAAAAATACATGTTTTCTCCCGGACACGCCGTAGCCCCCAAATCTCTATGACCGAGAAGATTCGGAAGATATTTCCCATGAAAACGAGATTCTGCTGTGAGATCAAGCTGATACGTTTTCGCAAGGTGCGGAAGAAATTTTTTGAGCGCATCAACTTGAGCATCGGTTGGATTTTCTTCTTCAAAATTTCCCATGAGCGCGATACCGATTGTCTGGACATTCGCACAGTAAACATGCCCGGCAACAACGTTGTTCCCTCCTGCTCTGCCTTCGTAGATATATCCGTTACGATCAATTACAAAATTGTAACCGATATCTCCCCATCCGCGAGAAAGGGCATGATAGGAATAAATGGCACGCATGATTTCTTTTGGATCACGCGCATCTCCATCGAGAGCTCGAGCGGTGTGATGAATTACGACTTTCTCAATTTTTGAAGAATATTGAAATGGCCATTTGAGCCTCTTCCCATTTTCTTTCGTTACTGTGCGATTAATTTCGAATTCATCGGGATAAAGGGCATTTAAGTTATTGCACCCAAGGAGCGTCTTTTTTCCGAGCACTTCATCTTCCTCCTGTCTATTTGTCGTATCTTCTCCAAAAAGACTTTCATCGTCTGGGAGAAATCGAAGAGACTCATCTGCTCCCCAGGCTTCACGAGATATAATCGAAACACCATCAATATTCACACCTACTGATGCTACTTTTTGGAAAGATTGAGCGATACGTGTATCGACAAACGTAAATCTGATCTTTTCTGGAAGTTTTTCAGAATATTTCGATTCTATCCGAAACCGAAACTCTTGAAATGGAGTTCCAAGTTCCATCGGAGAAACATTGCCCTCAGATGGTTCAAAATCAGGCGTTT
The genomic region above belongs to Candidatus Peregrinibacteria bacterium and contains:
- a CDS encoding SpoIID/LytB domain-containing protein, which produces MKIRTHLKYIFGALGIFLLGNILHTETLSANETKVNEPTSWVQELPKNQEYSWIKLRREVTAFTVEIPSDAHIFLQKKGEEWKEILSDEDANHLGKEVLPETPDFEPSEGNVSPMELGTPFQEFRFRIESKYSEKLPEKIRFTFVDTRIAQSFQKVASVGVNIDGVSIISREAWGADESLRFLPDDESLFGEDTTNRQEEDEVLGKKTLLGCNNLNALYPDEFEINRTVTKENGKRLKWPFQYSSKIEKVVIHHTARALDGDARDPKEIMRAIYSYHALSRGWGDIGYNFVIDRNGYIYEGRAGGNNVVAGHVYCANVQTIGIALMGNFEEENPTDAQVDALKKFLPHLAKTYQLDLTAESRFHGKYLPNLLGHRDLGATACPGENMYFLLQFLRAAIGGTESIQELKKLVRSAEFVGKINILSLDPGEWENISLTFKNTGNVTWNSGTWLYVLQPKLGVSAEPRLPPKTYVAAIMNELTVRPEETGTFQVQVQAGYEGGLYSLEFTPVVDDRKISDVAIVQPVQVARPEWGARFREAKTSPEKLHDGERFSASIAFRNTGNTKWKKEFVSLAMYVNGKTYIGELNENIVQKNEEGHFVFQAQPFEAARTYGVRLEFLLSGKKMKGIPMTLYKIHVEESNEKGRLLTPKLINSSVTNGEIATTEIKILNSGNTSWNTEDVFLVLTGEGKSKHIQMKENVVLPKETATFSLSFTPQKNKSYSKLNYQLQKNTRIISITKGKWIIKNITTGKNSSQPAENSAPVIIDVPKETPIPLPSSPSKNIRIRLGFEGNDARITSTDSYEIWGDDALIQTASGNSTAQIEKIGSAVRLGEKNYAVLRFIPTSENGVMTIPSWNRMPEWDTSGKYNDNTFRGTIEFRVYEDQFIMINELPLEKYLRGLAEETDKTAKEKQKTMAILARSYALFYMQPENRKFPGAPYDGDDSPATFQKYLGYGYELRIPEFVKSVEETAGKVVTYEGKLIKTPYFSQSDGRTRSAEEVWGWTNTPYLQSVPDPYSEGLELKGHGVGLSGKGAEGMAQAGKTYGEIIKYFYKGVEIGESQ